One Gemmatimonadota bacterium genomic window, TTCTCGTAGAAACGACGCCGCTTCAGATCCTTGAACAGTCCGGACCGGATGAGCTTCCGGCGGAACTGCTTGAGCGCCCAGTCCAGCCGATCGTTTTCTCCGATGGTAACCTCTACCATGTCTCCTCCTGCTGCAGTTCAAACCAAACGGGACCCAGGCGCGCACCCGGATCCCGACGCTCGGTCCGGCGCCGGCGTG contains:
- a CDS encoding 30S ribosomal protein S21, with amino-acid sequence MVEVTIGENDRLDWALKQFRRKLIRSGLFKDLKRRRFYEKPSEAKKRKAAAARRRNARARRQSRHSQI